From Diospyros lotus cultivar Yz01 chromosome 4, ASM1463336v1, whole genome shotgun sequence, a single genomic window includes:
- the LOC127799703 gene encoding class I heat shock protein-like, whose product MLTLTDWHETNTAHIFRAHDLPGVRKEEVEVVVENGNILQINGERTKEQEDSANGKWHRVERHRGSFVRRFRLPDNANLEAVKAGLVNGVLTVTVPKKETHQISRDVKYVDIN is encoded by the exons ATGCTCACGTTGACTGACTGGCATGAGACGAATACGGCCCATATCTTCCGTGCTCACGATCTCCCCG GTGTCCGGAAAGAGGAGGTGGAGGTGGTGGTGGAAAACGGTAACATCCTCCAGATAAACGGCGAGAGGACCAAGGAGCAGGAAGACTCCGCCAACGGCAAGTGGCACCGCGTGGAGCGCCACCGCGGCAGCTTCGTCCGTCGATTCCGCCTGCCGGACAACGCCAACCTCGAAGCCGTCAAAGCCGGCCTTGTGAACGGCGTCCTCACAGTCACTGTGCCCAAGAAGGAAACCCACCAGATTTCTCGGGACGTCAAGTACGTAGACATCAATTGA